In Flavobacterium sp. N1736, the following are encoded in one genomic region:
- a CDS encoding fibronectin type III domain-containing protein, with the protein MLKIKLLSIFLLFVLLGFSQTKKATVMVNARAQKDKILIRWAVNSPSEWQKANKKGFVITRTTVLRDGNIVSKPEKIILTPKPLIPEPLDSWIDLVQKDSNAAIIAQSIYGDSFEVSGAKEGDISTIINMADELDQRYTFALYAADMSFSSAVKAGWGFVDSDVKKNEVYAYQVKVFESPQVKESSYMIGLKDYSVLPAPTDFIAVPDDKKILLSWDYETFKRIYTSFMVEKSSDGINFSPIANTPLVNLNDKEDHPSKTMYYVDTLSVNDKIYHYRLYGITSFGEKGELTKPITATGIAAVVTPARIIDYKIINSNEVNLEWEYPAASEGFIQGYEINLADNDKGPYKVVSKIIPPSERKLNFKENLYPSNYFTISVIGKNNQRLTSQSMLVQPVDSIPPAKPIGLEGVIDSLGVVRLKWKPNQEKDLRGYRILKANNTGEEFVDIYHKSFVGTNYKDSVSLKMTNSKVYYRIAAEDMRFNISDPSDVLVLDKPDKIPPAAPIFKDYDNKDGKVHLKWIRSYSEDVVGYSLRRREKGQEKWLEIKQINDTIQEFTDDRVENKKTYQYAILAKDKSNLWSSFDHSVVTVQVMDFTPVKIITFLQGLPDRENKKITLTWDYNKTKDKVLSMSIYKNLKGTPPTLWKEINGDVFTLEDKNLKINMEYEYHLIPSLQSNSPAKEEVLTVVY; encoded by the coding sequence ATGTTAAAAATTAAACTTCTTTCTATCTTTCTATTGTTTGTTTTGCTGGGATTTTCGCAAACTAAAAAGGCGACTGTCATGGTTAATGCGAGGGCTCAAAAAGATAAAATTTTGATTAGATGGGCTGTTAATTCTCCAAGTGAATGGCAAAAAGCAAATAAGAAAGGATTTGTAATTACCAGAACTACAGTATTACGAGATGGAAATATCGTATCTAAACCAGAAAAAATTATCCTTACACCCAAGCCATTAATTCCTGAACCTTTGGATTCCTGGATTGATTTGGTACAAAAAGACAGTAATGCTGCAATTATTGCGCAATCGATCTATGGTGATAGTTTTGAAGTTTCAGGAGCGAAAGAGGGCGATATATCTACCATAATCAACATGGCTGACGAACTCGATCAGCGTTATACATTTGCACTTTATGCTGCCGATATGAGTTTTTCTTCTGCGGTAAAAGCAGGTTGGGGATTTGTAGATTCAGATGTCAAAAAAAATGAAGTATATGCTTATCAGGTAAAGGTTTTTGAAAGTCCACAAGTTAAAGAATCCTCTTATATGATTGGTTTGAAAGACTATAGTGTTCTGCCTGCGCCAACGGATTTTATTGCAGTACCTGATGATAAAAAAATACTGCTTTCCTGGGATTACGAAACCTTCAAAAGAATTTATACATCATTTATGGTAGAGAAATCTTCTGATGGTATCAACTTTAGTCCAATAGCCAATACACCTTTGGTAAACTTAAATGATAAAGAAGATCATCCGTCTAAAACCATGTATTATGTAGATACGCTCAGCGTAAACGATAAAATATACCATTACCGATTATATGGTATAACCTCGTTTGGAGAAAAAGGAGAACTGACAAAACCTATCACTGCAACAGGAATTGCTGCCGTGGTTACTCCGGCAAGAATAATCGATTATAAGATTATAAATTCGAACGAAGTTAATCTGGAATGGGAATATCCTGCAGCATCAGAAGGTTTTATTCAGGGTTATGAAATTAATTTAGCAGATAATGATAAAGGTCCGTATAAAGTGGTTTCTAAAATTATTCCTCCTTCTGAGAGAAAACTAAATTTTAAGGAAAATTTATATCCGTCCAATTATTTTACCATATCTGTTATTGGTAAAAATAACCAGCGATTAACATCTCAGAGTATGCTGGTTCAGCCTGTAGATTCTATACCACCGGCAAAACCAATTGGTCTTGAAGGTGTAATTGATAGTCTTGGAGTGGTACGATTGAAATGGAAACCAAATCAGGAAAAAGATTTACGTGGATATCGTATTTTAAAAGCCAATAATACCGGTGAAGAGTTTGTCGATATTTATCATAAATCTTTTGTTGGCACAAATTATAAGGACAGTGTGAGCCTGAAAATGACAAACAGCAAGGTATATTATAGAATTGCTGCAGAAGATATGCGCTTTAATATTTCAGATCCATCTGATGTTTTGGTATTAGATAAACCGGATAAAATTCCGCCGGCCGCACCAATTTTTAAAGATTATGATAATAAAGACGGTAAAGTTCATTTAAAATGGATTCGCAGTTATAGTGAAGATGTAGTAGGATATAGTTTAAGAAGGAGAGAAAAAGGACAGGAGAAATGGCTGGAGATTAAACAAATAAATGATACTATTCAGGAATTTACAGATGACAGGGTAGAGAACAAAAAAACATATCAATATGCTATTCTGGCTAAGGATAAAAGTAACCTCTGGTCGTCATTCGATCATTCTGTGGTAACAGTTCAGGTTATGGATTTTACACCCGTGAAAATAATTACGTTTTTACAAGGTCTGCCTGATCGGGAAAATAAAAAAATAACCCTGACTTGGGATTATAATAAAACCAAGGACAAGGTTTTAAGTATGAGTATTTATAAAAATTTAAAAGGAACACCGCCAACTTTATGGAAAGAAATAAATGGTGATGTTTTTACTTTAGAAGATAAAAATTTAAAAATAAACATGGAATATGAATATCATTTGATTCCAAGTTTACAGAGTAACAGTCCGGCAAAAGAAGAAGTTTTAACAGTTGTATATTAA